Below is a genomic region from Bacteroidota bacterium.
AATAGGGATTACACGTTTTCGTCCGATGGGATTGGTAATGCTCCAGGGAATGGCGATGCAGTTCACTATTCTGAAAACGGCCATACTTTCAAATCCTGCGGCATCTATCCACGGCTGCATGAAAGGCCGGGCGGCGAGTATTTCTTTTTTTAGACCGAGGTCGTGGTCCAGATCTTCGAGGCTGCCGTTGACACGGATTTGTGTTTCGGGAGTGGCGAAGCAAATTTCAACAAGCGGATTCTTATTCAGCTGTTTGTATAATGATTTGGTCTTTGCCGTACTGAAATAGATGCCGGTTTCATCGGCCCTGAACAGCATCAGCCCCCGAACATGCGGC
It encodes:
- a CDS encoding pyridoxamine 5'-phosphate oxidase family protein, with translation MSYPLTKEAILQFINEHPVFFLATAEGEQPHVRGLMLFRADETGIYFSTAKTKSLYKQLNKNPLVEICFATPETQIRVNGSLEDLDHDLGLKKEILAARPFMQPWIDAAGFESMAVFRIVNCIAIPWSITNPIGRKRVIPI